DNA sequence from the Cucumis melo cultivar AY chromosome 6, USDA_Cmelo_AY_1.0, whole genome shotgun sequence genome:
CCACATTTACTTTTCAATATCTAGTCAATTCACAGTCAAGTTTTGAGTGAAAAAACTACAcgaaacttttaaaaattacaataaaattgaaaaataacatAGATCAAGGCCAGAACTCTGTATCTAACCCATATGTAAAAAATCTCACCCAAGATCTTCAACTGAAAAACGATTGCAGAAACCCTCACAAAACACCCGATCAAACAGTAATCTCAAGATTCAAAATCGTCATCAGAAATTTTGCCTACTATAACTGAAAACTCCATTTCTACGATCTAAGAGAATACATCCAAAAATGATCGATTAGCAGCAAAAACAAGACACTTACCTTATGCCGAGATAACAAATTATACTCCGGCTGCTCCACAATCGGGCCAACCAAATCCAATCTGTCAGCAATCCCCCAAGCCTCAGTGATCTGCTGAGCCGACCACTCACTAGTTCCCCAATAAAACGCCCACCCCTTATCAATCACATAGTTCATCGCCCTAACCGTCTCCTCGATCGGCGTGGAGGAATCCGGTCGATGACAATAAATAACATCAACATACTCCATATCCAATCGCTTCAGTGAAGCCTTGGTACCTTCAACAATATGCTTTCTAGAAAGCCCCTTGTCATTGGGACCAGGACCTCCCCAAAAGATCTTGGTGGAAACGACTATATCGGAGCGCTTCCATCCAAGCTCCCGAATGGCCTGACCCATGATCTCCTCGGCTCGGCCATTGGCGTAGACTTCGGCGTTGTCGAAGAAATTGACGCCGTGGTCACGGCAGCATTGGAGAAGAGATTTGGCCTCTCGGACGTCGAGCTGATTGCCGAAGCTTACCCAAGCACCGTAGGATAACTGGCTGACCTTCAAGCCGGACCTGCCCAAGTTCTTGTACTGCATCGTGGCCGGAAATGAAGGACGATCGGAGAGAAAGAGAGTGAAACGAGATTTGGAAAAGGAAATCAAAATGGAGAGGATTTTGATGAACAACAACACGTGAAGACGGTGGATTCTATGAGAAATATCTGAATCGAGGGTTCAAACTTAGACTTCACAACTGACTTGCTGAACTGACGTTTGTgtctatattatatatatatatatatatatatatatatgttttttattGTTCTAATTtctatttgttatttttaaaatgttgtattttaatttttttttagtttcgaATTTGATTTTGATGTAGTCTTAGTTTAAATCGCAAAAATGTaacatttttagtttttgagttttgttacaattttaaactttttgtaTTGATATCTATATTAATttgttaaattataaataattcctaaaatttatttcaaattacaaaattatttaaaatatttttaaatatagcaaaaaattaTTCTCGATCTACTTTGGTTCATTtcgttatatttgaaaatattacaaataattatgaaataacaattttaaactaatttatatagaaaaaaatattcatatttaattaactatAATTATTTACATTTGTTTAGTTAAAAGAATGCGTGGACTCAAATCTTTTACTCTAAGTTGAGATGAGCACGATAAAACCCAAAACTCGAGCTAATCAGTTCAAATCAAAGACAGTCAATCAACAACGTTTATTAGACCAACTATAGTCAGTTTGAATAAATTTGAATTATTGAGCTTCAAatttttaagttaataaaaaagCAAGAAAACAAAGTCGGTTTTATGGCAATTTATTCCCATAAATTTTAatctataataaaactttaccgaaactaaatcatttttatttatataactacttatatttttttcaattataaacaATATTCGTAtgaaactaaattattacaaatttttcaaatataattataaaagaagTTATCCGTTTGATAATGTTTCCtctttctattttcaattttttaagaaacggGGTTTTGGTAATGTTTCTTGTTTCTCGTTTTAAAAGGATAgaaatattttctattttagaaacattttataaggaatcattgagaacaaaaaaaaaaatagtttattcctttctcaattatttctattgtgttttttttttcatttttctcaatttatttttacttaattttttttctcaattatttttattggtttcttttttctttttctcaaatatttttattggtttctttttccattttctcaattatttttatttgttagcTCTTACTtattctaaattatttttattggtttacTTTTCCTCggttattttactatttttattgattttatttttcctcttatttccatcattttccCCAAATAATTATCCTTGGTTTTCATTGTCagtttttctttaaaacatCATGGGTACCAGGgtttaaatgttaaattttattttgttttttttttcaattttaaatattaaggacataataacttactttaaagTTATTGAAATTAACATTGAAATTGATTGATTAAGAAGTGAGTCAACATCATCCAAGAAAAATGGCCATGATATTCCAATCAAATTTgacaacatttgaaggatagatataattttatatttatgttattattt
Encoded proteins:
- the LOC103483504 gene encoding probable voltage-gated potassium channel subunit beta codes for the protein MQYKNLGRSGLKVSQLSYGAWVSFGNQLDVREAKSLLQCCRDHGVNFFDNAEVYANGRAEEIMGQAIRELGWKRSDIVVSTKIFWGGPGPNDKGLSRKHIVEGTKASLKRLDMEYVDVIYCHRPDSSTPIEETVRAMNYVIDKGWAFYWGTSEWSAQQITEAWGIADRLDLVGPIVEQPEYNLLSRHKVESEFLPLYNNYGIGLTTWSPLASGVLTGKYNKGSIPPDSRFALENYKNLANRSLVDDVLRKVNGLKPIADELGVPLSQLAIAWCAANPNVSSVITGATKESQIQENMKAVDVIPLLTPAVMEKIEAVVQSKPKRPESFR